The following coding sequences lie in one Ostrinia nubilalis chromosome 2, ilOstNubi1.1, whole genome shotgun sequence genomic window:
- the LOC135078421 gene encoding uncharacterized protein LOC135078421, producing MQSTQATPEDKMELSAVTVSSRIPDFWRDQPRLWFVQCEAILGPQKLSDEARYNLVVTKLGKEVVEQVSDILLKPPESGKFEALKTRLMTVYEESEMRQFQKLLSEMELGDQKPSQLLRRMRDLARDKIPDETLKIMWQSHLPSSVRAVLAVSDVQVLDKLAAIADKVMETSRPIQISEVQASPSTSSNGDHAFILAEIAKLTMKINDMERNRNQSRNFNNNRNRWRSRSTSRGRNQSRRTPDSPNWLCFYHHKFRGRAKKCVDPCSWKKDDHRQEN from the coding sequence ATGCAGTCCACGCAAGCAACACCAGAAGACAAAATGGAGCTATCAGCAGTGACAGTGTCTTCAAGGATCCCTGATTTTTGGCGTGACCAACCCCGACTTTGGTTCGTGCAATGCGAGGCGATACTGGGACCGCAAAAATTAAGCGACGAAGCGAGATACAACTTGGTGGTCACAAAATTGGGAAAGGAGGTCGTCGAACAAGTTAGCGACATACTACTGAAACCTCCCGAGTCTGGAAAATTCGAAGCCTTGAAAACTCGCCTAATGACTGTCTACGAGGAATCGGAGATGCGACAGTTCCAAAAACTCTTAAGTGAGATGGAACTTGGCGACCAGAAGCCCTCCCAGCTCCTGCGTCGCATGAGAGACCTAGCTCGCGACAAAATACCCGACGAGACTCTAAAAATCATGTGGCAGAGCCACCTTCCGTCGTCCGTTCGAGCCGTGCTTGCCGTCAGCGATGTCCAGGTTTTGGATAAATTAGCCGCCATCGCTGATAAGGTCATGGAGACCTCCAGACCCATACAAATATCCGAAGTTCAGGCGTCACCTTCAACCAGTTCAAACGGTGACCATGCTTTTATTTTAGCTGAAATAGCTAAACTAACCATGAAAATTAACGACATGGAGAGAAACAGAAACCAATCAAGGAATTTCAACAATAATAGAAATCGTTGGCGATCGCGATCCACGTCACGAGGTCGTAACCAGAGCCGACGCACACCCGACAGTCCTAATTGGCTTTGCTTCTATCATCATAAATTCCGTGGTAGAGCTAAAAAATGCGTAGACCCGTGCTCCTGGAAAAAGGATGATCATCGTCAGGAAAACTAG